A genomic segment from Chitinophagaceae bacterium encodes:
- a CDS encoding SusD/RagB family nutrient-binding outer membrane lipoprotein, which yields MKLFKIKYFAILAFTTAVVATGCKKAEFAINTNPDDVTASTVDYKSVLPAAQSYTATITANRWRFLQHWMGYWARSGSYQSEDQIETYEFTNDFQNSIWNNYYYNANNYNFIVTNANAKGAGTYEAIGRIMKALDFQVLVDIYGNLPYSEAFKGTDFKTPKYDDDVAIYNDLLRQCDIAIGLLKDPILSAPDANPAIATNDLMFKGNTTNWIKFANTLKLRLLIHASTTKFDASGGEINSFAPGIDVVAEGAAIAAEGSGFIEAGETAQIEPGYSSTKPNPYYRTYRFTETGTVASSGDVSKANKYAVGASDNGGYYQYNGDKRVNQLYEFPKTTPPTTVHRGITFGEVSGVDANNQGNKLSTIWGKGLLPNEAATKAWIFTSTESLFLQAEALYRGILPGGSPAAQAKLADAVTESFVWLGLTTTDATNYLAGNAGYPDVDITAGSLGAGLPGGGIYTILSQKWFALNATATLEVWTDFRRSDIEYGAAVGFDPGPPISIHPNNSHLFLPTRLFYPQNEYNYNAANVAAETPNGGIDLFNPATQNRIFWDLN from the coding sequence ATGAAGCTATTTAAAATAAAATATTTTGCAATACTTGCGTTTACAACTGCCGTGGTAGCCACAGGTTGCAAAAAAGCAGAATTTGCAATCAATACCAATCCCGATGATGTTACGGCATCAACGGTGGATTACAAATCAGTGTTACCGGCAGCGCAGTCATATACCGCAACCATTACCGCAAACAGGTGGCGCTTCCTGCAACATTGGATGGGCTATTGGGCTCGTTCTGGCAGCTATCAGTCAGAAGACCAGATAGAAACTTATGAATTCACAAACGATTTTCAAAATAGTATTTGGAACAACTATTATTACAATGCAAATAACTACAATTTTATAGTTACCAACGCCAATGCAAAAGGAGCCGGTACTTACGAAGCCATTGGCCGCATTATGAAGGCACTCGACTTTCAGGTATTGGTGGATATTTATGGTAATCTCCCTTACTCTGAAGCATTTAAGGGTACCGATTTTAAAACGCCAAAGTATGATGATGATGTAGCTATTTATAACGACCTTTTACGCCAATGCGATATTGCCATTGGGTTATTGAAAGATCCTATCTTAAGTGCACCCGATGCAAATCCGGCAATTGCTACTAACGATTTAATGTTTAAGGGCAATACAACAAACTGGATAAAATTTGCCAATACTTTAAAGTTGCGCTTATTAATACATGCCTCTACTACAAAGTTTGATGCATCCGGCGGCGAAATAAATTCTTTTGCCCCAGGTATTGATGTTGTTGCAGAAGGCGCAGCCATTGCAGCCGAAGGCAGCGGTTTTATAGAAGCTGGCGAAACGGCGCAAATTGAACCTGGATATTCCAGTACAAAACCTAATCCTTACTACAGGACTTATCGCTTTACAGAAACCGGTACGGTTGCTTCATCTGGAGATGTAAGTAAAGCAAATAAATATGCAGTAGGTGCCAGCGATAATGGCGGTTATTATCAGTATAATGGAGACAAGCGTGTAAATCAATTATACGAATTCCCTAAAACTACACCTCCAACAACCGTACACAGAGGTATAACCTTTGGTGAAGTTTCCGGAGTAGATGCAAATAACCAGGGTAATAAATTATCTACAATTTGGGGTAAAGGCTTATTACCCAATGAGGCAGCTACCAAGGCATGGATATTTACCAGCACTGAAAGCTTGTTTCTGCAGGCAGAGGCACTTTACAGGGGTATATTACCTGGTGGTTCACCAGCTGCCCAGGCAAAATTGGCTGATGCTGTTACCGAATCTTTTGTATGGTTGGGCTTAACTACAACCGATGCCACAAATTATTTAGCTGGCAATGCCGGGTATCCTGATGTGGATATTACAGCAGGTTCATTAGGCGCTGGTTTACCGGGCGGTGGTATTTATACCATTTTATCACAAAAATGGTTTGCCTTAAACGCTACAGCTACTTTGGAAGTTTGGACAGATTTTCGCAGGAGTGATATTGAATACGGCGCTGCTGTAGGTTTTGATCCAGGTCCTCCAATTTCAATTCACCCAAATAATTCACATTTGTTCTTGCCTACACGCTTGTTTTATCCTCAAAATGAGTATAATTACAATGCCGCAAATGTGGCTGCAGAAACACCAAATGGTGGAATAGACTTATTTAACCCGGCAACTCAAAACCGAATTTTCTGGGATTTAAATTAA
- the rplS gene encoding 50S ribosomal protein L19, with protein MNAVQFVHDQLTNKAKLPTFKAGDNITVNYKIVEGNKERIQSFKGDVIKRQGNGATASFTVRKISDGIGVERLFPIFSPNIDSIVLNKTGRVRRSKLYFLRERSGKSARIKEKRIVTTVK; from the coding sequence ATGAATGCAGTTCAGTTTGTACACGACCAGCTAACCAATAAGGCCAAATTACCCACTTTTAAAGCGGGTGATAATATTACAGTAAACTATAAAATTGTTGAAGGCAATAAAGAACGTATCCAAAGCTTTAAAGGAGATGTAATAAAACGACAGGGAAATGGAGCAACCGCTTCTTTTACCGTGCGTAAAATAAGTGATGGTATAGGTGTAGAACGCCTTTTCCCCATCTTTTCGCCAAATATAGATAGTATTGTTTTGAATAAAACCGGCCGTGTTCGCCGTTCTAAGCTCTACTTTTTGCGTGAAAGAAGCGGTAAAAGTGCACGTATTAAAGAAAAAAGGATAGTGACTACAGTAAAATAA
- a CDS encoding twin-arginine translocase TatA/TatE family subunit, which yields MPGGGEWIFILIAILLLFGGRKIPELMRGIGRGMREFSDAKNNVKNEIEEGMKEKDIKKEEQTAR from the coding sequence ATGCCGGGAGGCGGTGAGTGGATATTTATTTTAATTGCCATATTATTGCTTTTTGGCGGCCGGAAAATTCCTGAATTAATGCGGGGGATTGGCCGTGGGATGAGGGAATTTAGTGATGCAAAAAATAATGTGAAAAACGAAATTGAGGAAGGCATGAAAGAAAAAGATATAAAAAAAGAAGAACAAACGGCCCGCTAA
- the gatA gene encoding Asp-tRNA(Asn)/Glu-tRNA(Gln) amidotransferase subunit GatA codes for MFEFTHIEAYHTQLQNKQTTCIAAVRHYLSQIKKHNELNAFISVFTDEALAKAAELDAKRTEGQPIKKLHGVVIAIKDVICYKGHKVSAASAMLKNFVSLYTATALQYLIDEDAIIIGSTNCDEFAMGSSNENSAYGKVLNASDKTKVPGGSSGGSAVAVQANMCMLSLGSDTGGSVRQPADFCGVIGLKPGYGRVSRYGLIAYASSFDQIGIFGTTLQDVALLLQIMSKPDKQDSTMLQTAPYNEVTGINLTPEKKLRICYFREALEHQGLDAEIKEKIQNYISSLSDNGFRVDEISFDLLDYIVPTYYVLTTAEASSNLGRYDGIRYGYSTKKQTINLEEFYSSNRSEGFGIEVKRRIMLGTFVLSTGYYDAYFSKAQKIRRMLVEKINNVFDKYDIVIMPVSPTTAFPIGCNNKNPVAMYLADIYTVFANLTGIAAIALPLFSHSNNLPFGLQIMSKSNNELILLKAANDFMQLKTR; via the coding sequence ATGTTTGAATTTACCCATATTGAAGCTTACCATACTCAATTACAAAATAAGCAAACTACTTGTATTGCAGCCGTAAGGCATTACTTATCTCAAATTAAGAAGCATAATGAGTTAAATGCCTTTATATCAGTTTTTACAGATGAAGCCCTGGCCAAAGCTGCTGAACTGGATGCAAAAAGAACAGAAGGGCAACCTATTAAAAAACTGCATGGCGTGGTAATAGCCATAAAAGATGTGATATGCTATAAAGGCCATAAGGTATCGGCAGCATCGGCTATGTTAAAAAATTTTGTTTCGCTTTATACGGCAACGGCTTTACAATATTTAATAGATGAAGATGCTATTATTATCGGCAGCACCAATTGCGATGAATTTGCCATGGGCAGCAGTAATGAAAATTCTGCATATGGCAAGGTGTTGAATGCATCAGATAAAACAAAAGTTCCCGGTGGATCATCAGGCGGAAGCGCCGTAGCGGTGCAAGCCAATATGTGTATGCTTAGCCTGGGTAGCGATACCGGCGGAAGTGTAAGGCAGCCTGCAGATTTTTGTGGGGTTATTGGCTTAAAGCCGGGTTATGGGCGGGTTTCCAGGTATGGCCTTATTGCTTATGCTTCTTCCTTTGATCAAATTGGTATTTTTGGAACTACATTACAAGATGTAGCCTTGCTGCTGCAAATTATGAGCAAGCCAGATAAGCAAGACAGTACCATGCTGCAAACAGCTCCTTATAATGAGGTAACCGGAATTAATTTAACTCCCGAAAAAAAATTACGTATTTGTTATTTTCGGGAAGCATTGGAGCATCAAGGCCTGGATGCTGAAATAAAAGAGAAAATACAAAATTATATTTCCAGTTTATCAGATAATGGGTTTCGGGTAGATGAAATATCCTTTGATTTGCTGGATTATATAGTACCCACATATTATGTACTTACCACTGCCGAAGCAAGCAGTAATTTAGGCAGGTACGACGGTATACGCTATGGCTATTCAACAAAAAAACAAACCATAAACCTTGAAGAATTCTATTCCTCGAACCGCTCCGAAGGTTTTGGAATAGAAGTTAAACGCCGCATTATGCTGGGTACATTTGTATTAAGTACGGGCTATTACGATGCATACTTTTCAAAAGCGCAAAAAATAAGGCGCATGCTGGTAGAAAAAATCAATAATGTATTTGATAAGTATGATATAGTAATAATGCCAGTGAGCCCCACAACGGCTTTCCCTATTGGTTGCAACAATAAAAACCCGGTTGCCATGTACCTTGCTGATATTTATACCGTATTTGCCAATCTTACAGGCATTGCCGCTATTGCCTTACCCTTATTTTCACATAGTAATAACCTTCCTTTTGGCCTTCAAATTATGTCAAAAAGCAATAATGAGTTAATTTTGTTAAAGGCTGCCAATGATTTTATGCAGTTGAAAACAAGGTAA
- a CDS encoding lytic transglycosylase domain-containing protein, translating to MRQVSVYILLIALMPFGLVAQKSDSVLQSESVDSTIETDIAQNAIIDEIIEQKTVPQKDKVQYFSQLTRYGFKNLFNSFSYNPSLPYSSQVNPLAESYMQGYLRSHSKSLLKMKTWATPYFGFIDNVFSQYGLPRELKYLAVIESHLSTGATSWVGAAGPWQFMPYTAREYGLLVNGVYDERRDYLKSTHAAARYLLSLYKQTHDWLLVIAAYNGGPGRVFSAIKRSGSRNFWALQYYLPEESRNHVKKFIATHYIMEGNNPLSYNNAVAVINPYDNKPDISLKEAETAETQTITGKFNAVIIAKNLSMAITEFNRYNPGFDQLISANGQYELVLPIDKMQVFNANKYTILNECVQYLLSDFDVPNNKTVYPSKYNKYRKKGE from the coding sequence TTGAGACAGGTATCAGTTTATATTTTATTAATTGCGTTAATGCCTTTTGGGTTAGTAGCACAAAAATCAGATTCCGTTTTACAATCGGAATCTGTAGATAGTACAATAGAAACCGATATAGCCCAAAATGCAATTATTGATGAAATTATTGAGCAAAAAACAGTACCACAAAAAGATAAGGTTCAATATTTCAGCCAGCTTACACGCTATGGGTTTAAAAACCTGTTTAATTCCTTTAGCTATAATCCTTCATTACCCTATTCGTCCCAGGTAAATCCACTGGCAGAAAGCTATATGCAGGGTTACCTGAGGTCTCACAGTAAATCTCTGCTCAAAATGAAAACCTGGGCAACGCCTTATTTTGGGTTTATAGACAATGTTTTTTCGCAGTATGGTTTACCCAGGGAGCTTAAATACCTTGCGGTAATAGAAAGCCATTTAAGTACAGGGGCAACAAGTTGGGTTGGCGCTGCAGGGCCCTGGCAATTTATGCCTTACACCGCTAGGGAATATGGCCTATTGGTTAATGGCGTTTACGATGAGCGCAGGGATTATTTAAAAAGCACACATGCTGCAGCACGCTACCTGCTAAGCCTGTATAAGCAAACCCATGACTGGTTGCTGGTAATTGCCGCTTATAACGGTGGACCAGGAAGGGTTTTTAGTGCCATAAAACGCAGCGGAAGCCGCAATTTTTGGGCACTGCAATATTATCTACCCGAAGAAAGCCGTAACCATGTAAAAAAATTTATAGCTACCCATTACATTATGGAAGGCAATAACCCGCTCAGTTATAATAATGCAGTTGCGGTAATAAATCCTTACGATAATAAGCCCGATATTTCACTCAAAGAAGCAGAAACTGCCGAAACACAAACCATTACCGGCAAATTTAATGCGGTAATAATAGCTAAAAACCTTTCCATGGCAATTACTGAATTTAACCGCTACAACCCTGGTTTTGACCAGCTAATAAGCGCCAATGGCCAGTATGAACTGGTATTGCCGATAGATAAAATGCAAGTATTTAATGCCAATAAATATACGATTCTCAATGAATGCGTTCAATATTTGCTGAGCGATTTTGATGTACCCAATAATAAAACCGTTTACCCGTCTAAGTATAATAAGTACCGGAAAAAAGGGGAGTAA
- a CDS encoding anthranilate synthase component I family protein encodes MFITDIGGFKLKLLNWANRFSIFCFLDNNGYPSQNKEFDYLLAAGATRNLHLTAENPFQQLKDFFNEKPGWLFGHLGYDLKNSLENLVTRHPPFINFGIGYFFEPEIIVKVSGNKVQVIGNKNARQVVDEILNEKTENFQAKTNFSLEPVFNKQEYLLKLNQIKAHIQRGDCYEINFCQQFIAHNAGIDAIATFHKLNSVSPNPFASLYKLNKKYCIAASPERFLKKTGNQLICQPIKGTAKRNTQNCVLDNQYKTELSESQKERSENVMIVDLVRNDLSRVCKAGSVTVKELCGIYTFPQVFQMISTIQGELPADIHWADAIKVCFPMGSMTGAPKKRVMELIDQYEEIGRGLFSGSIGYITPQSNFDFNVVIRSIFYDEENQKLSYAAGGGITFNSIAENEYEESLLKAAAIKQVLENQ; translated from the coding sequence ATTTTCATAACCGATATCGGAGGGTTTAAACTTAAGTTGCTGAACTGGGCTAACCGGTTTAGCATTTTTTGTTTTTTGGATAATAATGGTTACCCATCTCAAAACAAAGAATTTGATTACCTGTTAGCAGCTGGCGCAACACGTAACCTGCATTTAACGGCCGAAAACCCGTTTCAACAACTCAAAGATTTTTTTAATGAAAAGCCTGGCTGGCTTTTTGGGCACCTGGGGTACGACCTTAAAAACAGCCTGGAAAATTTAGTTACACGGCATCCTCCCTTTATAAACTTTGGAATTGGTTATTTTTTTGAACCCGAAATTATTGTAAAAGTATCAGGGAATAAGGTTCAGGTTATAGGCAATAAAAATGCCAGGCAGGTAGTTGATGAAATACTCAATGAAAAAACAGAAAATTTTCAAGCCAAAACTAATTTTTCATTAGAGCCTGTTTTTAATAAGCAGGAATACCTTTTGAAACTTAATCAAATAAAAGCCCATATTCAAAGGGGTGATTGCTATGAAATTAATTTTTGCCAGCAGTTTATTGCCCATAATGCAGGCATAGACGCTATTGCAACCTTTCATAAATTAAATTCGGTTTCTCCCAATCCATTTGCATCTTTGTATAAGTTAAATAAAAAATATTGTATTGCTGCAAGCCCTGAGAGGTTCCTGAAAAAAACCGGTAACCAACTAATTTGCCAACCCATTAAAGGCACAGCAAAAAGAAATACCCAAAATTGCGTTTTAGATAATCAATATAAAACTGAACTAAGTGAGAGCCAAAAAGAAAGAAGCGAAAATGTGATGATTGTGGACCTGGTTCGCAACGATTTAAGCAGGGTTTGCAAGGCTGGTTCCGTTACCGTAAAAGAATTGTGTGGTATTTATACTTTTCCACAGGTGTTTCAAATGATAAGCACCATACAGGGCGAATTACCTGCTGATATACATTGGGCCGATGCCATTAAAGTATGCTTTCCTATGGGTTCCATGACGGGTGCACCCAAAAAAAGGGTAATGGAACTAATAGATCAATACGAAGAAATTGGCCGGGGTTTATTTTCGGGGTCAATTGGTTATATTACCCCACAATCTAATTTTGATTTTAACGTAGTAATCCGGAGTATTTTTTATGATGAGGAAAACCAAAAGCTATCTTATGCTGCCGGCGGAGGCATTACCTTTAATAGTATAGCCGAAAATGAATACGAAGAAAGCCTATTAAAAGCAGCAGCTATAAAGCAGGTATTAGAAAACCAATAA
- a CDS encoding adenylosuccinate synthase has product MVDVILGMQWGDEGKGKIVDFFAKDYQLVARFQGGPNAGHTLYIGDKKVVLHQIPSGIFHENKINLIGNGVVLDAITLQKECAAVASFGIDYKKNLYISDRAHLILPTHRALDKASELTKGKEKIGSTLKGIGPTYMDKTGRNGLRVGDLLDKNFTTQYIKLRLKHQRLLDSLNFNEDISAWEEEFFDALEFLRSFKIVNGEYFINEKIAEGKKVLAEGAQGSMLDVDFGTFPFVTSSNTISAGVCTGLGIAPQKIKEVIGITKAYCTRVGEGPFPTELLDETGNFLRNAGNEFGSTTGRPRRCGWMDMVALKFACMINGVTQIVMTKADILDGLDELKVCRSYSINGEETQKIPFQMNKLEITANYQSFEGWKTDITKINQFAAIPPTMKKYVDYLCQYLGVPIKYISNGPGRDQLLAV; this is encoded by the coding sequence ATGGTAGATGTAATATTAGGGATGCAGTGGGGCGATGAAGGCAAAGGAAAAATAGTAGATTTTTTTGCAAAAGATTATCAATTGGTGGCCCGGTTTCAGGGAGGCCCAAATGCAGGGCACACGCTATATATAGGCGATAAAAAAGTAGTGCTCCACCAAATTCCCAGCGGCATATTTCATGAGAACAAAATAAATTTAATTGGCAATGGTGTGGTGCTTGATGCTATTACCTTACAAAAAGAATGTGCTGCTGTAGCCAGTTTTGGTATTGATTATAAAAAGAACCTTTACATTAGCGACAGGGCGCATTTAATACTGCCTACCCACAGGGCATTAGATAAAGCCAGCGAACTCACAAAAGGAAAAGAAAAAATTGGCAGCACCTTAAAAGGTATTGGCCCAACGTATATGGATAAAACCGGAAGAAACGGGTTACGGGTGGGCGATTTACTGGATAAAAATTTTACTACGCAATATATTAAACTAAGGCTCAAGCACCAGCGCCTGCTGGATAGCCTAAATTTTAATGAAGACATAAGTGCATGGGAAGAAGAATTTTTTGATGCCCTGGAATTTTTAAGGAGCTTTAAAATTGTAAACGGGGAGTATTTTATTAATGAAAAAATTGCCGAAGGCAAAAAAGTACTGGCAGAAGGCGCACAAGGCAGTATGCTTGATGTGGATTTTGGCACCTTTCCATTTGTAACCAGCAGCAATACCATTTCTGCAGGTGTATGCACCGGGCTGGGCATTGCCCCTCAAAAAATAAAGGAAGTAATTGGCATTACAAAAGCTTATTGCACCAGAGTGGGCGAAGGGCCTTTCCCTACAGAACTGCTCGATGAAACCGGCAACTTTCTGCGTAATGCCGGAAACGAATTTGGCAGCACCACAGGCAGGCCACGCCGCTGCGGCTGGATGGATATGGTAGCTTTAAAGTTTGCCTGTATGATAAATGGTGTAACCCAAATAGTAATGACAAAAGCCGATATACTGGACGGACTCGATGAATTGAAAGTATGCAGGAGCTATAGCATTAATGGTGAAGAAACACAAAAGATCCCGTTTCAAATGAATAAACTGGAGATAACTGCCAATTATCAATCTTTTGAAGGATGGAAAACAGATATTACCAAAATTAACCAATTTGCTGCCATTCCTCCCACTATGAAAAAGTATGTTGATTATCTTTGTCAATACCTGGGTGTTCCCATAAAATACATCAGCAATGGCCCCGGAAGGGATCAATTACTGGCTGTGTGA
- the clpX gene encoding ATP-dependent Clp protease ATP-binding subunit ClpX: MARQQQLHCSFCGRNRDEVKILIAGQDGHICENCVDHATEIIEQELGIVPESKASTPSSGKLTVKKPVEIKKFLDEYIIGQDDAKKILAVAVYNHYKRLNQKIENDVEIEKSNIIMVGETGTGKTLLAKTIARMLNVPFAIVDATVFTEAGYVGEDVESMLTRLLQACNYDVSSAEKGIVFIDEIDKIGRKSDNPSITRDVSGEGVQQGLLKLLEGTEVLVPPQGGRKHPEQKLIKINTSNILFICGGAFAGIDKIIARRVNTHSIGFNVNKEEQEYREKNLLQFVNAVDLKSFGLIPELLGRLPVVTYLNPLDAATLRNILTEPKNSLIKQFTRLFDLEGIALKFEPAVLDFMVEKALEYKLGARGLRSICESILTDAMYELPSEKTKSFDVTLEYALRKFKNSKLSMLKVA, encoded by the coding sequence ATGGCACGTCAGCAACAGTTGCATTGTTCATTTTGCGGAAGAAACAGGGATGAAGTAAAAATACTCATTGCCGGGCAAGATGGGCATATTTGCGAAAACTGTGTGGACCATGCTACAGAAATTATTGAACAGGAGCTGGGCATTGTGCCTGAATCCAAAGCAAGCACGCCTTCATCCGGAAAACTTACGGTAAAAAAACCTGTTGAAATAAAAAAATTTCTGGATGAATATATTATTGGCCAGGATGATGCAAAAAAAATATTGGCCGTAGCCGTATACAACCATTATAAAAGGCTCAATCAAAAAATTGAGAACGATGTAGAGATTGAAAAAAGCAATATTATCATGGTGGGTGAAACCGGTACTGGTAAAACCTTACTGGCAAAAACCATTGCCCGAATGCTTAATGTACCTTTTGCTATTGTAGATGCTACTGTGTTTACAGAAGCAGGCTATGTGGGCGAAGACGTGGAAAGCATGCTTACCCGTTTGTTACAAGCCTGCAATTATGATGTAAGCTCTGCAGAAAAGGGAATTGTATTTATAGATGAAATAGATAAAATAGGCCGCAAAAGCGATAACCCATCCATTACCAGGGATGTAAGCGGTGAAGGCGTACAGCAAGGTTTATTAAAGTTGCTTGAAGGTACCGAAGTGCTGGTGCCGCCACAAGGTGGCCGCAAGCACCCCGAGCAAAAATTAATTAAAATTAACACCAGCAATATTTTATTTATTTGCGGTGGTGCATTTGCCGGTATAGATAAAATTATAGCCCGAAGAGTAAATACCCACTCCATTGGCTTTAACGTTAATAAAGAAGAACAGGAGTACAGGGAGAAAAATTTATTACAATTTGTAAATGCGGTAGATTTAAAAAGTTTTGGGTTAATACCCGAACTTTTGGGCAGGTTGCCAGTAGTAACCTACCTTAACCCATTAGATGCAGCAACATTACGCAATATATTAACTGAACCCAAAAACTCACTCATCAAGCAATTTACCCGCCTTTTTGACCTGGAAGGTATTGCATTAAAATTTGAGCCGGCCGTATTGGATTTTATGGTGGAAAAAGCGCTGGAATATAAACTCGGTGCAAGGGGCTTAAGGAGTATTTGCGAAAGCATACTTACCGATGCCATGTACGAATTACCATCAGAAAAAACAAAATCTTTTGATGTAACGCTGGAATATGCACTAAGAAAATTCAAAAACAGTAAATTAAGTATGCTTAAAGTAGCATAA
- a CDS encoding tetratricopeptide repeat protein: protein MRRNFFLILLIVFSFSVKAQDIKSQPVSRILKTATSLLEAQQYEAAEEYFNIGLKNAKAKFDVYYQAQAYEGLGNLYSKTEQKNLAVTSYEKAIKLYKAQGLEVIAKVVETLLKNVQGIGDMYAGIEIGARGNKMSVIEVRMGKDGENEYLLKLDTSINTNAAELSYQSEKETYDAIAVFYHIAKNRFKISPNHTHIVISSGLRQELDKYNKVEYFAGIVRPKNLDPKIMISYVTADQESEFSFRGIVPSKSRLTADHLDVGGGNTKGGYFDAGKNFIPVTFPLGTKSFQRLIESKLQGSSLQDYKQAAQKILDDSLGRLIVYEFTNKTDFKSRDVVYISGGIVWAVASMMYPELVYDNAVELKKEDIANFRKQVFENFTRLSKPDLSTLADRDLAEASLKNIGRVVKTYDQKALLAGAIWLDELMQQVNTRNPNKKLIFFRNSYVGWISGYIVDKINKQYLGLAKN from the coding sequence ATGAGGCGTAATTTTTTTTTGATACTGTTGATTGTTTTTAGTTTTTCTGTAAAGGCACAGGATATAAAATCACAACCGGTTTCCCGTATTCTTAAAACCGCAACTTCATTGCTGGAAGCACAGCAGTATGAAGCTGCAGAAGAATATTTTAATATCGGGCTAAAAAATGCCAAAGCCAAATTTGATGTTTATTACCAGGCACAGGCTTATGAGGGTTTGGGAAATTTGTATTCTAAAACCGAGCAAAAAAACCTTGCGGTAACCTCTTATGAAAAAGCAATTAAATTATATAAAGCTCAGGGCCTTGAAGTAATTGCCAAAGTGGTGGAAACTCTTTTAAAAAATGTTCAGGGCATTGGCGACATGTATGCAGGTATAGAAATTGGCGCAAGGGGAAATAAAATGAGCGTAATTGAAGTGCGCATGGGTAAAGACGGGGAGAATGAATACCTGCTAAAGCTGGATACCTCTATCAATACCAATGCTGCCGAACTTTCTTACCAAAGCGAAAAGGAAACTTATGATGCCATTGCTGTATTTTACCATATTGCAAAAAATCGTTTTAAAATTTCGCCCAATCATACCCATATTGTTATCAGCAGCGGGCTAAGGCAGGAGTTGGATAAATATAATAAGGTAGAGTATTTTGCCGGCATCGTAAGGCCCAAAAACCTGGATCCAAAAATCATGATAAGTTATGTTACTGCCGACCAGGAATCAGAATTCAGCTTTAGGGGAATTGTGCCTTCAAAAAGCAGGTTAACAGCCGACCACCTTGATGTGGGAGGTGGTAATACCAAGGGAGGATATTTTGATGCAGGTAAAAATTTTATTCCGGTAACTTTTCCGCTGGGTACAAAATCATTTCAAAGGCTTATTGAAAGTAAATTACAGGGAAGCAGCCTGCAGGATTACAAGCAAGCAGCCCAAAAAATTTTGGACGATAGCCTGGGCCGCTTGATTGTATATGAATTTACCAATAAAACAGATTTTAAGTCGAGGGACGTAGTGTATATTTCTGGCGGAATTGTGTGGGCTGTAGCTTCTATGATGTACCCAGAACTGGTGTACGACAATGCCGTGGAATTGAAGAAAGAGGATATTGCTAATTTCCGCAAACAGGTGTTTGAAAATTTTACCAGGCTTTCAAAGCCCGATTTGTCAACACTTGCCGATAGGGACCTGGCAGAGGCTTCACTGAAAAATATAGGACGGGTAGTTAAAACCTACGATCAAAAAGCTTTGCTTGCCGGAGCAATTTGGCTGGATGAATTAATGCAACAGGTAAATACAAGGAACCCTAATAAAAAATTAATCTTCTTCCGCAATTCCTATGTAGGCTGGATTAGCGGCTATATTGTAGATAAAATCAACAAGCAATATTTAGGGCTTGCAAAAAATTAA
- the mraZ gene encoding division/cell wall cluster transcriptional repressor MraZ, with protein MIQFLGEYESTIDAKGRFLLPAGFKKQLPEAGVGQFVINRGFEKCLTLYPVQSWQPIFEQISNLNDFDPKVREFRRYFFNGATQVELDTAGRILLPKNLVEHAALQKDIVLVSALNKIEIWDKMKYQQFFDSYTADSFSTLANEVMNKPSSPGMNDK; from the coding sequence ATGATCCAATTTTTGGGTGAATATGAGAGTACTATTGACGCAAAAGGGCGTTTTCTGCTACCGGCAGGTTTCAAGAAGCAGCTTCCTGAAGCCGGTGTGGGCCAGTTTGTAATAAATAGGGGTTTTGAAAAATGCCTCACCCTATATCCCGTACAAAGCTGGCAGCCCATTTTTGAGCAAATAAGTAACCTCAATGATTTCGATCCCAAAGTTAGAGAATTCCGAAGGTATTTTTTTAATGGCGCCACCCAGGTAGAGTTGGATACCGCCGGAAGAATATTGCTTCCCAAAAATTTAGTGGAACATGCTGCGCTTCAAAAAGATATTGTACTGGTAAGCGCATTAAACAAAATTGAAATTTGGGATAAAATGAAATATCAGCAGTTCTTTGATTCATATACAGCAGATTCATTTAGCACGTTGGCAAACGAAGTAATGAATAAGCCTTCTTCACCAGGCATGAATGATAAATAA